The proteins below come from a single Moritella sp. F3 genomic window:
- a CDS encoding TonB-dependent hemoglobin/transferrin/lactoferrin family receptor — MSWNKKYLTTSILLALSIPAMAESNNNMADATTVVSATRSEQLLTDVAASVSVISADDIEANLVKDVGELFDYTPGVTVESDPRYGVQSVNIRGMEGNRVKIVVDGVSQANRFDSGKSFIQSGRLDIDPDMIKSVEVVKGAASSLYGSDAIAGIVAFETKDPSDFLDAGDNSGGHVKLGYHSVDSSFSQSVALANRTGDLETLVAYTHRAGEEEQNFGKPDPQETEKNNVLVKLQYQINENHRIEFTGEQVLSDTDTDLPLTADWDKSYSAADQRERQRLGAKYIFSANNSVFDSMALQFDWQKSKQVSQTSRSTTVTMTPGPRPRPQPDASQLKDYFYGEEGYELGAQFDKSFALAGMEHYLTYGLSYATRDIENTNITHSVKHSTGDTGTTVYYYMPKAEETKWGAFLQDQISLLDNALVLTPSIRFDSFNTKPDNTDPTTKYQDVSGYEPTDYKEYSDSAMTAKLGALYNLTDDTKVFAQVSQGFRAPDFQELYYSFSNSTYGYKSEPNPDLKAESSISYETGLRGNFAAGNYEFAVFYSDYDNFIDKISYTDTNGISVTSYENLDKATIKGAEIATNLWLDSLIGAFDGTSLRLAAAYTEGEDQDGLALNSVAPWNMVIGLSYDSPSSNWGTSLKTVYTAKKGSSDLNLTDIDPTNPVPGEQIENPSSTVVDLTAYYKPMEDLTLRAGVYNLTNEQYWLWNDVRGLTAQDNDLSQAERNYGVTVKYDF; from the coding sequence ATGTCTTGGAATAAGAAGTATTTAACCACATCTATTTTATTAGCTTTATCAATACCAGCAATGGCTGAATCCAATAACAATATGGCTGACGCAACGACCGTGGTATCAGCTACACGATCGGAGCAGTTACTCACAGATGTCGCAGCGTCAGTAAGTGTAATTTCCGCTGATGATATTGAAGCTAATCTAGTAAAAGATGTTGGTGAATTATTTGATTATACACCGGGTGTTACAGTAGAAAGTGATCCTCGATATGGCGTTCAAAGTGTCAATATTCGAGGTATGGAAGGCAATCGCGTTAAGATTGTGGTTGATGGTGTATCGCAAGCCAATCGCTTTGATTCTGGCAAGTCTTTTATTCAATCAGGGCGATTAGATATTGACCCAGATATGATTAAATCAGTTGAAGTAGTAAAAGGTGCGGCATCGAGTTTATATGGTAGTGATGCGATTGCAGGTATTGTGGCATTTGAAACCAAAGATCCAAGTGATTTTCTTGATGCTGGCGATAATAGCGGTGGTCATGTAAAACTAGGTTATCACTCGGTTGATAGTAGTTTCTCTCAATCTGTTGCATTAGCTAATCGTACCGGTGATTTAGAGACGCTAGTGGCTTATACCCACAGAGCTGGTGAAGAAGAGCAAAACTTTGGGAAGCCAGATCCGCAAGAAACAGAAAAAAATAATGTTTTAGTAAAACTGCAATATCAAATCAATGAAAATCACCGGATTGAATTTACTGGTGAACAGGTTCTTTCTGATACAGATACAGACTTACCGTTAACTGCTGATTGGGATAAAAGTTATAGTGCTGCAGATCAGAGAGAACGCCAACGTTTAGGTGCCAAGTATATTTTTAGTGCAAATAACTCTGTATTTGATTCTATGGCATTACAGTTTGATTGGCAAAAAAGCAAACAAGTATCACAAACAAGCCGTAGTACCACGGTTACAATGACGCCAGGACCTCGTCCTCGTCCTCAGCCTGATGCTAGTCAGTTAAAAGATTACTTTTATGGCGAGGAAGGTTACGAGCTTGGAGCTCAGTTTGACAAATCCTTCGCATTGGCAGGAATGGAACATTACTTAACTTACGGTCTATCGTATGCTACTCGTGATATTGAGAATACCAATATCACGCATTCTGTAAAACACTCTACAGGTGATACTGGAACAACAGTTTATTATTACATGCCAAAAGCTGAAGAAACGAAATGGGGCGCGTTTTTACAAGATCAGATTTCGTTATTAGATAATGCATTAGTTTTAACTCCTAGTATACGTTTTGATAGTTTCAATACTAAACCGGATAACACAGACCCAACGACTAAATATCAAGATGTAAGCGGCTATGAGCCTACTGATTACAAAGAGTACTCAGACTCAGCTATGACTGCAAAATTAGGTGCTCTGTATAATTTAACCGACGATACCAAGGTTTTTGCCCAAGTAAGTCAAGGATTTAGAGCCCCAGATTTCCAAGAATTGTACTACTCATTTTCTAATAGCACGTATGGATATAAGAGTGAACCAAACCCTGACTTAAAAGCTGAAAGCAGTATCTCTTATGAAACAGGTCTGCGTGGTAACTTTGCTGCTGGTAATTATGAGTTTGCTGTGTTCTATAGTGATTACGACAATTTCATTGATAAGATTAGTTATACTGATACAAATGGTATAAGTGTAACTAGCTATGAAAACCTAGATAAAGCAACGATTAAAGGTGCTGAAATAGCAACTAACCTTTGGTTAGATAGCTTAATTGGTGCATTTGACGGTACAAGTTTACGTTTAGCTGCTGCTTATACAGAAGGTGAAGATCAAGATGGTTTAGCACTTAATAGTGTTGCACCGTGGAATATGGTTATTGGTCTTAGCTACGATAGCCCAAGCTCAAACTGGGGTACGTCACTGAAAACGGTTTATACAGCGAAGAAAGGTTCAAGTGATTTGAATTTAACTGACATAGATCCAACTAATCCGGTTCCTGGGGAGCAGATCGAAAACCCAAGTTCAACGGTTGTTGATTTAACTGCATATTACAAACCAATGGAAGACTTAACATTACGTGCTGGTGTTTATAACTTAACTAATGAACAGTATTGGTTATGGAACGATGTACGCGGCTTAACAGCACAAGATAATGATTTATCGCAAGCAGAACGTAACTATGGCGTAACGGTTAAATATGATTTTTAA
- a CDS encoding lipopolysaccharide biosynthesis protein, translating into MNSLREMLIYGIGIFVLKGLGFIMMPIVTRMLTQVDYGELNFLVSIASMVSLFLTLGLGDILFRFASGQVKEDNEAVMRQCFRLSLLCAVTFLCLALPFSGLIMSWLPVTLRLFDLQLLLISLSLSSLLTVPYCYFRMTHQAVPFMVFSIAQGSLQTALSIGLLMAGYGVTGMMLSSAISSSVIAIAVLVYFRANLQGRRANFTLDHYRYIGFIVCSGFFVYCLNGAENWLVVIHLGKQQLAIFFAAGQFGLMISVAFEPFRMWWYARRFKIHDTNPDLGAKYAVLGVQIGMLLAGSMLFMAPIMMDIILPESYRESISLIPWICLIMVLRFNSELLNIGCFLKQNARWATIIGGCCALHLLVVGYWAVEAYGLIGLLNTMVLTGLIRYILFYVISQRLVYLSYRKLHLLTSWGIFMILLSVNMSKISGYRVIEFILLAINCLLLLYFYRDLWRGLQFSAWRRYISH; encoded by the coding sequence ATGAATAGTTTAAGGGAGATGTTGATATATGGAATTGGTATTTTTGTACTAAAAGGTTTGGGCTTTATCATGATGCCCATCGTGACGCGTATGTTGACGCAAGTTGATTATGGGGAGCTTAATTTTTTAGTCAGTATAGCGTCGATGGTTAGCTTATTTCTGACTTTAGGTTTGGGTGATATTTTATTTCGCTTTGCCAGTGGCCAAGTTAAAGAAGATAACGAAGCTGTGATGCGACAATGCTTCAGGCTGTCGTTATTATGCGCGGTGACATTTTTGTGTTTGGCCTTACCATTTAGTGGGCTTATCATGAGTTGGCTACCGGTTACTTTACGCTTATTTGATCTGCAACTATTATTGATTAGTTTATCGCTATCCTCGTTACTCACCGTACCTTATTGTTATTTCAGAATGACCCACCAAGCGGTACCTTTTATGGTGTTTTCTATTGCTCAGGGGTCGCTACAAACAGCGCTTTCGATTGGCTTACTTATGGCCGGTTATGGGGTAACAGGGATGATGCTATCAAGTGCCATTAGTAGCTCTGTCATCGCAATTGCTGTGTTAGTTTATTTTCGCGCGAATTTGCAAGGACGGCGAGCCAATTTCACCTTAGATCATTACCGTTATATCGGCTTTATTGTGTGTTCGGGTTTTTTTGTATATTGCCTGAATGGCGCAGAAAATTGGTTGGTTGTGATCCATTTGGGCAAACAACAATTAGCCATATTCTTTGCTGCTGGGCAATTTGGATTAATGATATCGGTGGCCTTTGAACCGTTTCGTATGTGGTGGTATGCAAGGCGTTTTAAGATACACGACACCAATCCGGATTTGGGGGCTAAATATGCCGTACTCGGCGTGCAAATAGGTATGCTATTAGCGGGGAGTATGCTGTTCATGGCACCCATTATGATGGATATCATACTACCCGAAAGCTACCGTGAGAGTATCAGCTTGATCCCTTGGATATGCTTGATTATGGTATTACGATTCAATTCTGAATTATTAAATATTGGTTGTTTTTTGAAACAGAATGCGAGATGGGCAACTATTATTGGTGGTTGCTGCGCTTTGCATCTATTGGTTGTTGGCTACTGGGCCGTTGAGGCGTACGGGTTGATAGGTTTGTTGAATACGATGGTGTTAACGGGTTTAATTCGCTACATACTTTTCTACGTGATCAGCCAGCGTTTGGTGTATTTATCTTATCGCAAATTACACTTACTGACATCATGGGGAATTTTTATGATCTTATTGAGCGTTAATATGAGTAAGATCTCGGGTTATCGTGTCATTGAATTTATTCTGTTGGCGATAAACTGTTTGTTATTACTCTATTTTTATCGAGATTTGTGGCGAGGTTTACAATTTTCAGCATGGCGTAGATACATTTCTCACTAA
- a CDS encoding class I SAM-dependent methyltransferase, translating into MHINPNWRILTIGDGDLSFSNALLQHYAPAQLTATIFDPLATLENKYGDDFYKKLLAHNCQVLTGFDITKPETWSEIKHHSFDLVIFQFPLVPGFTSKTEFNDKCAGIGINTLNRRLLRQFLINSSEQLLDPTGPQLCYITSKDVKPYSEWNIQHSLIRNTDIHFLGEMNFDIANFPGYRIRNVDRDKHVKDTKGITYVWSLRPANQLAQALSSQLTPSTILGDDCCHYCQAGPFTSDQHRESHESSRKHLRMQDFEQQWLADLQTA; encoded by the coding sequence ATGCATATTAACCCCAACTGGCGCATCCTAACGATTGGCGATGGCGATTTATCATTCTCTAATGCCTTGCTTCAACATTATGCACCGGCGCAATTAACAGCCACCATTTTCGATCCACTTGCCACGTTGGAAAATAAGTATGGTGATGATTTTTATAAAAAATTACTCGCTCATAATTGCCAAGTATTAACTGGTTTTGATATAACTAAACCTGAGACATGGTCTGAAATAAAGCACCATAGTTTTGACCTGGTTATTTTCCAATTTCCACTCGTACCTGGCTTTACCTCTAAAACAGAGTTTAATGACAAATGCGCAGGTATTGGTATTAACACGCTAAATCGCCGCCTGTTACGCCAGTTTTTAATTAATAGTAGTGAACAGTTACTTGATCCTACTGGCCCACAGCTGTGTTATATCACCAGCAAAGACGTCAAACCTTACTCTGAATGGAATATTCAACATTCATTAATACGCAATACCGATATCCATTTCCTCGGTGAAATGAACTTCGATATCGCCAATTTTCCTGGCTACCGCATTCGTAATGTTGATCGTGATAAGCACGTTAAAGATACCAAGGGCATTACTTATGTCTGGAGTCTACGCCCTGCTAACCAGCTAGCACAGGCACTCAGTTCACAGTTAACACCGTCGACAATACTCGGTGATGATTGCTGTCATTACTGCCAAGCCGGCCCGTTTACTTCAGACCAGCATAGAGAGTCACATGAAAGCTCGCGTAAGCATTTACGTATGCAAGATTTCGAACAGCAATGGCTTGCCGATTTACAAACAGCTTAA
- a CDS encoding metal ABC transporter permease, which produces MIESLLTPFSYDYMVNAIFISALVGGVCAFLSAYLMLKGWSLIGDALSHAIVPGVAGAYMLGLPFALGAFFSGGLAATTMLFLNQRTKLKEDAIIGLIFTSFFGLGLFMVSLSPTSVNIQTIVMGNILAITPADTLQLLLISGISLFVLILKWKDLMVVFFDEHHARSIGLSPNALKVLFFTLLSACTVAALQTVGAFLVIAMVVTPGATAYLLSDRFSWVIILSVIIGAASSFIGAYLSYFIDGATGGIIVILQAMVFILAFVFAPKHGYLAARFKARQTIGTL; this is translated from the coding sequence ATGATAGAGTCACTATTAACCCCCTTTAGTTATGATTATATGGTCAATGCCATCTTTATTAGTGCATTGGTAGGCGGCGTTTGTGCGTTTTTGTCAGCGTATTTAATGTTGAAAGGCTGGTCATTAATTGGTGATGCCTTATCGCATGCTATCGTTCCCGGTGTCGCTGGCGCCTATATGTTAGGGTTGCCGTTTGCTTTGGGCGCCTTTTTTTCGGGCGGGTTGGCTGCCACAACCATGCTGTTTCTAAATCAACGTACAAAGCTAAAAGAAGACGCGATCATCGGGCTCATATTTACCTCATTTTTTGGTTTAGGGCTGTTTATGGTGTCGCTGTCACCGACATCTGTAAATATCCAAACTATCGTCATGGGAAATATTTTAGCCATTACCCCAGCTGATACTTTACAACTGTTATTAATCTCCGGTATTTCATTGTTTGTACTGATATTAAAATGGAAAGATCTAATGGTCGTCTTTTTTGATGAACATCATGCGCGCAGTATTGGCTTAAGCCCGAATGCGCTAAAGGTTTTATTCTTCACCTTATTGAGTGCGTGTACAGTCGCGGCACTACAAACTGTGGGTGCCTTTTTAGTGATAGCGATGGTGGTCACACCCGGTGCAACTGCTTATCTACTCAGTGACAGGTTCTCTTGGGTAATTATATTGAGTGTTATTATTGGGGCTGCGAGTTCATTTATTGGCGCCTACCTTAGCTATTTTATTGATGGCGCGACAGGAGGCATCATTGTGATATTGCAAGCGATGGTATTTATATTGGCGTTTGTATTTGCGCCCAAGCATGGTTATTTAGCGGCAAGGTTCAAGGCTAGACAAACGATAGGGACATTATAA
- a CDS encoding sigma-54 dependent transcriptional regulator: MEFTALLVEDSASMGAIYSAYLRNEGANVTYVQSGKDALVELTRWQPDLLILDIQLPDMSGMDILMTVQQRYPDISIIMITAHASIDLAVDAMRAGAFDFLVKPFDAKRLSITLRNALKQRQLINLVANYESSLPKPNFHGFIGDSLAMQAVYKTIGCVASSKASVFIIGESGTGKEVCAQAVHDCGVRKNKPFVALNCAAIPKELIESEIFGHVKGAFTGATSNRDGAATRAHGGTLFLDEICEMDLDLQSKLLRFIQTGVFQRVGGSQEECVDVRFISATNRHPWNEVTAGRFREDLFYRLHVIPIELPPLRMRNNDSFLIAQQLLIDYSKEERKSFTGFDNKTIEIITHYAWPGNVRMLQNVIRQMVVLNEGELITSHMLPIEIQQANMVVTKKLTPNLLAQDDDLNMHNSSPMLPRLFPDDINTEKGFVGCIDDGIVGDGLVGQGITREGLMAEGIVPLWKSEKRIIENAISHCNGNIPKAAALLDISASTIYRKRQGWAHASSSNVN; this comes from the coding sequence ATGGAATTTACTGCGTTATTAGTCGAAGACAGTGCGTCTATGGGAGCTATTTATAGTGCTTATTTACGCAATGAAGGCGCTAATGTTACTTATGTGCAATCAGGGAAAGATGCATTAGTTGAGCTTACACGTTGGCAGCCTGACTTACTTATTTTAGATATACAGTTACCTGATATGTCAGGGATGGATATTTTAATGACAGTGCAGCAACGTTATCCTGACATTAGTATTATTATGATCACCGCGCACGCTTCCATCGATCTTGCTGTTGATGCAATGCGTGCTGGAGCATTTGATTTTTTAGTCAAACCTTTCGATGCCAAACGGTTATCTATAACATTGCGTAACGCCCTTAAACAGCGCCAATTAATTAACTTAGTCGCAAATTATGAGAGTAGTTTACCAAAACCCAATTTTCATGGGTTTATTGGTGATTCGTTAGCGATGCAAGCTGTTTACAAAACCATTGGTTGCGTTGCTAGTAGTAAAGCGTCTGTTTTTATTATTGGTGAAAGTGGCACGGGTAAAGAGGTTTGTGCACAAGCTGTACATGATTGTGGTGTGCGGAAAAATAAACCGTTTGTCGCGCTTAATTGTGCTGCGATCCCGAAAGAATTAATTGAAAGTGAGATATTTGGCCATGTAAAAGGTGCATTTACAGGGGCTACTTCCAACCGTGATGGTGCTGCAACACGAGCACATGGCGGGACATTGTTTCTCGATGAAATATGTGAAATGGATTTGGATCTACAGAGTAAGTTATTACGTTTTATTCAAACAGGTGTATTTCAGCGTGTTGGCGGCTCACAAGAAGAGTGTGTCGATGTGCGTTTTATTAGTGCTACAAATCGCCATCCTTGGAATGAAGTAACTGCTGGGCGATTCCGTGAGGACCTATTCTATCGTTTGCACGTAATTCCTATTGAACTACCGCCATTGCGCATGCGTAATAACGATAGCTTTTTGATTGCGCAGCAGCTACTCATTGATTACAGCAAAGAAGAGAGGAAATCTTTTACAGGCTTTGATAATAAAACGATTGAAATAATCACCCATTACGCTTGGCCTGGGAATGTACGTATGTTGCAAAATGTGATCCGTCAAATGGTGGTGTTAAATGAGGGGGAATTGATTACGAGTCACATGTTACCGATAGAAATACAGCAAGCAAATATGGTCGTGACAAAGAAGTTAACGCCGAATTTGTTAGCCCAGGATGACGATCTTAATATGCATAACTCGAGTCCGATGCTACCGCGGTTATTTCCTGACGATATCAACACTGAAAAAGGTTTCGTCGGTTGTATTGATGATGGCATTGTTGGTGATGGCTTAGTGGGGCAAGGTATCACGAGGGAAGGCCTCATGGCTGAAGGTATTGTGCCATTGTGGAAGAGTGAAAAGCGCATTATTGAGAATGCAATCTCACATTGTAATGGCAATATACCTAAGGCCGCAGCATTACTTGATATAAGCGCATCGACTATTTACCGTAAGCGACAGGGCTGGGCGCATGCGTCATCGAGTAATGTGAATTGA
- the gltS gene encoding sodium/glutamate symporter: protein MNTIYSIGELESFLIAFLVLFLGHICNKKIPVLQRFNIPEPIVGGLIVAVIITILHFKNITLEFSLPLQSTLMLMFFSTVGLAASYTQLLKGGSKVFLFLAVASLYIIIQNGIGVSLATMLGLEPIYGLIAGSITLSGGHGTGAAWSQTFYEMYGINTLELAMAAATFGLVVGGIIGGPVAQRLIAKNNLESEYGIGTNHHEQFPELVTYNELEEDRITGKSIIETLFILLTCVVGAGYVEQAVSLLNITWLRIPDFVYALFLGVIITNTTEVTKSYKVNTEAVDILGTVALSLFLAMALMNLKLWNIFDLALPLLVILSVQAVVLAIFSYFVTFKLMGSNYDAAIIAGGHCGFGLGATPTAVMNMGSLVSRYGPSPQAFMVVPIVGAFFIDIVNLIILQGYISFIG from the coding sequence ATGAATACTATTTATTCAATTGGTGAACTAGAATCTTTTTTAATCGCTTTTTTAGTACTATTTCTAGGGCATATCTGTAATAAGAAAATACCCGTACTGCAACGATTCAACATACCAGAACCAATAGTCGGAGGCTTAATCGTCGCCGTCATTATCACCATTTTGCACTTTAAAAATATCACGCTAGAATTCTCTCTGCCCCTACAAAGCACGCTAATGCTTATGTTCTTTAGCACGGTCGGTTTGGCAGCCAGCTACACTCAACTATTAAAAGGGGGCTCTAAAGTATTCCTTTTCTTAGCGGTTGCCTCACTTTACATTATCATTCAAAACGGTATTGGGGTTAGCTTAGCCACCATGCTTGGACTAGAGCCTATTTATGGTTTAATTGCTGGTTCAATCACCTTATCTGGTGGTCACGGTACAGGTGCCGCTTGGTCTCAAACATTTTATGAAATGTACGGGATAAATACCCTTGAATTAGCAATGGCAGCAGCCACTTTTGGCTTAGTCGTTGGTGGTATTATCGGTGGTCCAGTCGCCCAACGCCTTATTGCTAAAAATAACTTAGAATCCGAGTATGGCATTGGCACTAACCATCATGAACAATTCCCTGAGTTAGTGACTTATAATGAGTTGGAAGAAGACCGTATCACAGGTAAAAGTATCATCGAGACGCTGTTTATTCTGTTAACGTGTGTGGTCGGTGCTGGCTATGTCGAACAGGCGGTGTCATTACTTAACATCACGTGGTTACGTATTCCAGACTTTGTCTACGCGCTCTTTTTAGGCGTGATCATCACCAATACCACCGAAGTAACCAAAAGCTATAAAGTGAATACTGAAGCTGTTGATATCCTAGGTACCGTGGCTTTATCTTTATTCTTAGCAATGGCATTAATGAATCTTAAATTATGGAATATTTTTGATTTAGCATTACCGCTATTGGTGATTTTATCTGTACAGGCTGTCGTACTGGCTATTTTCTCGTACTTTGTCACTTTTAAATTAATGGGTTCAAATTACGATGCAGCTATTATTGCAGGTGGTCACTGTGGCTTTGGTCTCGGTGCAACGCCGACAGCAGTAATGAACATGGGCTCACTGGTATCACGCTATGGTCCGTCACCACAGGCGTTCATGGTCGTGCCTATTGTTGGCGCATTCTTTATTGATATTGTTAACTTGATTATCCTGCAAGGCTATATCAGCTTTATCGGATAA
- a CDS encoding glycosyltransferase — translation MKHIAIVVPEFPTASETFVVTEICALAKAGHQVTVFCFIKRDSVVTLPNNVTVIDVNMASNKQVSAFVAKHPLATTKAFKCANHQHAITTCSLLSYGAKLAYLADKFHCEHFHCHFMHCSLAYTLVAACWLEITTSSVEHGSVIYEDNDDIRYKLTACSFNIAECEDIIKNFQLLGAKHLHLLHSGVDISRFPAHPVPSHKQLELLFVGHLVEKKGIAYALEALALIAENVRPHFDIVGQGPAQNYLQHLVKKLNLTAFVRLMGYRSPHWIAQKGSDYDGFVAPFCVSADGDSDSGPVVLKEAMAMGLPVITSDVMGCRDIVTEDTGYIVASKDVLALKLAIEALIQCQNNVRDQMRLLARQRVEQYFNAQVQALRLSRLIEGATVK, via the coding sequence ATGAAACATATCGCGATTGTTGTTCCTGAATTCCCAACAGCCTCCGAAACATTTGTGGTAACGGAAATATGCGCATTAGCAAAGGCGGGCCATCAAGTCACCGTATTTTGTTTTATTAAGCGTGATTCAGTGGTGACATTACCTAATAATGTGACTGTGATTGATGTCAATATGGCATCTAATAAACAAGTATCTGCATTTGTTGCTAAGCACCCTTTAGCGACGACAAAGGCATTTAAATGTGCTAATCACCAGCATGCTATCACGACATGTTCATTACTTTCTTATGGTGCAAAGTTAGCTTATCTCGCCGATAAATTTCACTGCGAGCATTTTCACTGTCATTTTATGCATTGCAGTTTGGCGTACACACTCGTCGCCGCTTGCTGGTTGGAGATCACCACCTCGAGTGTCGAGCATGGTTCTGTCATATATGAAGATAATGATGATATTCGTTATAAATTAACGGCGTGTAGTTTTAACATTGCTGAGTGCGAAGATATTATTAAGAACTTTCAATTGCTTGGAGCAAAGCATTTACACTTATTGCACAGTGGTGTCGATATATCGCGTTTCCCCGCACATCCAGTCCCGTCACATAAGCAGCTGGAGTTGCTCTTTGTTGGCCATTTGGTCGAGAAAAAAGGCATTGCCTATGCGTTAGAAGCATTGGCTCTGATTGCTGAAAATGTACGACCGCATTTTGATATTGTCGGCCAAGGCCCTGCGCAAAATTACCTTCAGCACTTAGTTAAAAAATTAAACTTAACCGCATTTGTACGCTTGATGGGCTATCGCTCTCCGCATTGGATCGCGCAGAAAGGTTCTGATTATGATGGTTTTGTTGCTCCGTTTTGCGTTTCTGCTGATGGCGATAGTGATAGTGGCCCTGTGGTATTAAAAGAGGCGATGGCGATGGGGTTACCTGTGATTACTAGCGATGTCATGGGATGCCGTGACATTGTGACTGAAGATACCGGGTATATCGTTGCATCGAAAGACGTACTGGCATTAAAGTTGGCGATTGAAGCGCTTATACAATGCCAAAATAACGTGCGAGACCAGATGCGGCTCCTGGCGCGTCAGCGAGTAGAGCAGTACTTTAATGCCCAAGTACAAGCCCTCCGACTATCCCGTTTGATTGAAGGAGCCACAGTTAAATGA
- a CDS encoding metal ABC transporter permease yields MVSLLDTLSETILNTLLEPFSFTFMQQAFLIVLLVAIPTALLSCFLVLKGWSLMGDAISHSVLPGVVIAYVLAIPYVIGAFVAGIFCALATGFIKDNSRLKEDTVMGVVFSSMFGLGLVLMTKIESGVHLDHILFGDVLGVTWQDILEVGVVAFLVVAFMLIKGKDLLVFVFDHQHAKAIGLSTGLLHYGLLSLLTLTIVCALKAVGMILVIAMLIAPGAIAFLLTNKFQSMLLVALLISLLASFFGVYLSFYLDSAPAPTIIMLLSIAFILVFIYSSYQAKVTASKYLHQDIAADLSCL; encoded by the coding sequence ATGGTGAGCTTACTTGATACGTTATCTGAAACAATATTAAACACCTTATTAGAGCCGTTTTCATTTACTTTTATGCAGCAAGCATTTTTAATTGTGCTGCTTGTGGCGATCCCAACCGCTTTATTGTCGTGTTTCTTGGTATTAAAAGGCTGGTCTTTGATGGGCGATGCTATTTCTCATTCTGTGCTACCCGGGGTGGTGATCGCTTATGTCTTGGCTATTCCTTATGTTATCGGCGCGTTTGTTGCGGGGATCTTTTGCGCACTCGCGACTGGTTTTATTAAAGATAATAGTCGATTGAAAGAAGACACTGTCATGGGCGTAGTGTTTTCGAGCATGTTTGGTTTAGGCCTGGTATTAATGACCAAAATAGAGTCGGGTGTACATTTAGATCATATCTTGTTTGGTGATGTACTTGGGGTGACATGGCAGGATATTTTGGAAGTGGGGGTTGTCGCTTTCCTAGTCGTGGCATTCATGCTGATTAAAGGCAAGGATCTACTGGTCTTCGTGTTTGATCATCAACACGCGAAGGCGATCGGTTTATCGACAGGGTTATTACATTATGGTCTGTTATCATTACTCACGTTAACGATAGTTTGCGCGCTAAAAGCTGTCGGTATGATCTTGGTTATTGCGATGCTGATTGCTCCAGGGGCGATCGCATTCTTATTAACGAATAAATTTCAAAGCATGCTGCTGGTGGCATTACTCATTTCGTTATTAGCATCGTTCTTTGGTGTATACTTGAGCTTTTATCTCGACAGTGCGCCAGCACCAACGATTATCATGTTATTGAGTATCGCCTTTATTCTGGTGTTTATTTATAGCAGTTACCAAGCAAAAGTAACTGCGTCAAAATACTTACATCAAGATATCGCTGCGGACTTAAGCTGTTTGTAA